A DNA window from Scylla paramamosain isolate STU-SP2022 chromosome 10, ASM3559412v1, whole genome shotgun sequence contains the following coding sequences:
- the LOC135104129 gene encoding keratin-associated protein 5-5-like, whose amino-acid sequence MCNADDEYISSDECASNVGECSCCKTCTPDQICAQEGGTCTKLSIGCASGFRKSILGGGCCTDECICCVPDACNSTNFRCTPDAYGTECRESCRNKRLQYETNIYCAINQTCCKACIPDPSCSEEGGICVTRNTGGCRGDLIESSNGKCCNSEFCACCVPNPQKSCWNATCLADDNPVVFQGGCNVIGDYRLKPDCGVACCKLCKPDSLCCSEGGRCYKGSCPP is encoded by the exons ATGTGCAACGCGGATGATGAATATATCTCCAGCGACGAATGCGCTAGTAATGTTGGTGAGTGTTCCTGCTGCAAAACCTGCACACCTGACCAAATATGCGCTCAGGAAGGAGGCACGTGCACCAAACTAAGTATCGGCTGTGCATCTGGATTTAGGAAGAGCATACTCGGCGGAGGCTGCTGTACCGATGAGTGTATCTGTTGTGTTCCGGACGCG TGCAATAGTACAAATTTCCGGTGCACCCCTGACGCGTATGGTACAGAATGCAGAGAAAGCTGCAGGAATAAAAGGCTACAATACGAGACCAATATCTACTGTGCAATTAACCAGACGTGCTGCAAGGCGTGCATTCCTGACCCGTCATGTTCTGAAGAGGGTGGAATCTGCGTCACCAGAAATACAGGAGGTTGTAGGGGAGATCTTATTGAGAGCAGTAATGGCAAATGTTGTAACTCTGAATTTTGTGCGTGTTGTGTTCCGAATCCCCAAAAATCG TGTTGGAATGCGACCTGCCTCGCCGATGACAACCCTGTAGTTTTTCAAGGAGGGTGTAATGTTATTGGTGACTACAGACTCAAGCCTGATTGTGGTGTCGCGTGCTGTAAGCTGTGCAAGCCAGACTCACTGTGctgcagtgaaggagggagatgctACAAAGGTAGTTGTCCCCCCTGA